The Actinopolyspora erythraea genome has a segment encoding these proteins:
- a CDS encoding SulP family inorganic anion transporter produces the protein MMSLPAVLRTRPSWLSPRVLRTEVLSGLVVALALIPEAISFSIIAGVDPRVGLFASFTMAVTISLVGGRRAMISAATGAIALVVAPVAQQHGVEYLVATVILGGLFQATLGVLGVARLMRFLPRSVMVGFVNALAILIFTAQLPYLTDVPWSVYALVTVGLALMVGLPRLTTAIPAPLVSIVALTAFTVAAGIAVPTVGDQGDLPNTLPMLGIPAVPMTFETLRIIAPFALALALVGLMESLMTAKLVDGLTDTHSNKTRESWGQGVANIVTGFFGGMGGCAMIGQTMINVKSGARTRLSTFLAGVFLLVLVLALGDIVALIPMAALVAVMVMVAVGTVDWHSLHPRTLRRMPKSETTVMLATVAVTVFTHNLAIGVVVGVMVALVLFAHRVAHLVNVDSVLDPDGNTKIYRVTGQLFFASSNDLVFQFDYAGDPDNVVIDLSGAHIWDASTVASLDAIETKYHQRGITVSITGMNEPSKQRHAALAGNFGSH, from the coding sequence ATGATGTCGCTTCCTGCTGTCCTGCGAACACGTCCGTCATGGCTGTCCCCGCGCGTGCTGCGCACCGAGGTGCTGTCCGGCCTCGTGGTGGCGCTGGCGCTGATCCCCGAGGCGATCTCGTTCTCCATCATCGCCGGGGTCGACCCGCGCGTCGGGCTGTTCGCCTCGTTCACCATGGCGGTGACGATCTCGCTGGTCGGCGGGCGCCGTGCCATGATCTCGGCGGCCACCGGGGCGATCGCGCTGGTCGTCGCCCCCGTGGCCCAGCAGCACGGCGTGGAGTACCTGGTCGCCACCGTGATTCTCGGCGGTCTGTTCCAGGCGACGCTGGGAGTGCTCGGCGTGGCCCGGCTGATGCGCTTTCTGCCCCGCAGCGTCATGGTCGGATTCGTCAACGCGCTGGCCATCCTGATCTTCACCGCACAACTGCCCTACCTCACCGACGTCCCCTGGAGCGTCTACGCGCTCGTGACGGTGGGACTGGCGCTCATGGTCGGCCTGCCCCGGCTGACCACGGCGATCCCGGCCCCGCTGGTGTCCATCGTCGCGCTCACCGCGTTCACCGTGGCGGCGGGCATCGCCGTCCCCACCGTCGGCGACCAGGGCGACCTGCCGAACACCCTGCCGATGCTGGGCATCCCGGCCGTGCCGATGACCTTCGAGACCCTGCGGATCATCGCCCCCTTCGCCCTGGCACTGGCCCTGGTCGGACTCATGGAATCACTGATGACCGCCAAACTCGTCGACGGGCTCACCGACACGCACTCCAACAAAACCCGCGAATCCTGGGGCCAGGGCGTGGCCAACATCGTCACCGGCTTCTTCGGCGGCATGGGCGGCTGCGCCATGATCGGCCAAACCATGATCAACGTGAAGTCCGGCGCCCGCACCCGCCTGTCCACCTTCCTCGCCGGGGTGTTCCTACTCGTGCTCGTACTGGCGCTGGGCGACATCGTCGCGCTGATCCCCATGGCCGCCCTCGTCGCGGTCATGGTCATGGTCGCGGTGGGCACCGTCGACTGGCACAGCCTCCACCCCAGGACACTGCGCAGGATGCCCAAAAGCGAGACCACCGTCATGCTGGCCACCGTCGCGGTCACCGTGTTCACCCACAACCTCGCCATCGGAGTCGTGGTCGGCGTGATGGTGGCCCTGGTGCTGTTCGCCCACCGGGTAGCGCACCTGGTCAACGTCGACAGCGTCCTCGACCCGGACGGCAACACGAAAATCTACCGCGTAACCGGCCAGCTCTTCTTCGCCTCCAGCAACGACCTCGTCTTCCAATTCGACTACGCGGGCGACCCGGACAACGTCGTCATCGACCTCTCCGGAGCACACATCTGGGACGCCTCCACCGTCGCCTCACTCGACGCCATCGAAACCAAATACCACCAACGCGGCATCACCGTCTCGATCACCGGCATGAACGAACCCAGCAAACAACGCCACGCCGCACTCGCGGGCAACTTCGGCAGCCACTGA
- a CDS encoding O-acetyl-ADP-ribose deacetylase: MHITATRGDITEQRVNAVVNAANSTLLGGGGVDGAVHRAGGREILRACERLRASDYAEGLPVGEAVATTAGELPARWVIHTVGPTYSASRDRSRLLAACHRESLRVADSLGATSVAFPAISTGVYRYPVDEAAEVAVNAVREADTDVELVRFVLFDERTYRVFAAVTDRR; the protein is encoded by the coding sequence ATGCACATCACGGCGACGCGGGGTGACATCACCGAACAACGAGTCAACGCCGTGGTCAACGCGGCCAACTCCACGCTGCTGGGTGGCGGCGGTGTCGACGGTGCCGTCCATCGAGCTGGCGGAAGGGAGATCCTGCGTGCCTGCGAGCGGTTGCGCGCCAGCGACTACGCTGAGGGACTCCCGGTGGGAGAGGCCGTCGCCACCACGGCGGGCGAACTACCCGCCCGGTGGGTGATACACACCGTCGGCCCGACCTACTCCGCCTCGCGGGACCGTTCGCGGTTGCTGGCCGCCTGCCACCGGGAGTCCCTCCGGGTCGCCGACTCGTTGGGGGCGACCAGCGTGGCTTTTCCGGCGATATCGACAGGCGTCTACCGCTATCCGGTCGACGAGGCCGCGGAAGTGGCCGTCAACGCGGTCCGCGAAGCGGACACCGATGTGGAACTCGTGCGGTTCGTCCTGTTCGACGAGCGGACGTACCGCGTCTTCGCCGCCGTGACCGACCGGCGGTAG
- a CDS encoding MBL fold metallo-hydrolase — MSDADWTRPGAHEAAPGVHRIPLPMPGDGLRAVNVYAIRDTSAITLVDGGWALAESRDRLAEALATLGAELTDITRVLVTHVHRDHYTQAVTLRNETGCRIGLGTGERPNLRRLMAPDHVPIRTQREQLLECGAKNLVDALAAEFDTPEALPPEGTWQEPDEWLDETTELDLGERTLRVVPTPGHTRGHVVFIDESEGLMFTGDHVLPRISPSIALEQAPGPLPLRDYLDSLRMIRSLPDKRMLPAHGPVVPSVHSRVDELLRHHERRLTTMATTIAEGAETAYHAARTLSWTRHGYALDELDTFNRALAVLETAAHLKLLVEQGRLEAELVEGVAYYTPR; from the coding sequence ATGTCGGATGCGGATTGGACACGACCGGGAGCCCACGAGGCCGCTCCGGGGGTGCACCGGATTCCGCTGCCGATGCCCGGTGACGGGCTGCGCGCGGTGAACGTGTACGCGATTCGCGACACCTCCGCCATCACCCTGGTCGACGGTGGCTGGGCGCTGGCCGAGTCCCGCGACCGGCTGGCCGAAGCGCTGGCCACGTTGGGGGCGGAGCTCACCGACATAACCCGTGTACTCGTCACCCACGTCCACCGGGACCACTACACCCAGGCGGTGACGCTGCGGAACGAGACCGGATGCCGGATCGGGCTCGGCACCGGCGAACGCCCCAACCTGCGGCGTCTCATGGCCCCCGATCACGTACCGATACGAACCCAGCGCGAACAACTGCTGGAGTGCGGCGCCAAGAACCTCGTCGACGCACTGGCCGCCGAGTTCGACACGCCGGAGGCCCTTCCCCCCGAGGGCACCTGGCAGGAGCCCGACGAGTGGCTCGACGAGACGACGGAACTGGACCTGGGGGAACGGACGCTGCGCGTGGTCCCGACGCCGGGACACACCCGAGGACACGTGGTGTTCATCGACGAGTCCGAGGGCCTGATGTTCACCGGTGACCACGTGCTGCCGCGCATCTCCCCCTCCATCGCGCTGGAACAGGCGCCCGGCCCGCTGCCGTTGCGGGACTACCTCGACTCGCTGCGGATGATCCGTTCGCTGCCGGACAAGCGGATGTTGCCCGCCCACGGCCCGGTGGTGCCGAGCGTGCACTCCCGGGTCGACGAACTGCTGCGGCACCACGAACGACGGTTGACGACCATGGCCACGACGATCGCCGAGGGAGCGGAGACCGCCTACCACGCGGCGCGGACGCTGAGCTGGACCCGACACGGATACGCGTTGGACGAGCTCGACACGTTCAACCGCGCGCTGGCGGTACTCGAAACGGCGGCCCACCTGAAACTCCTCGTCGAACAGGGACGCCTCGAGGCCGAACTGGTGGAAGGCGTGGCGTACTACACCCCGCGCTGA
- a CDS encoding SRPBCC family protein has translation MSDTEITVVPGRQDIVLSRVFEAPRDIVFRACTDPALVPRWWGPGHYNTTVERDDVTAGGSWRYTSRDENGAEYRFHGVYHEITPPHRIVATFEFEGMPGHVSLETVTLWESGPDRTRYVGTSVFQSVADRDGMVQSGMEEGAREGMTRLAEVIRVLRERSGQ, from the coding sequence ATGTCGGATACCGAGATCACCGTGGTGCCGGGCAGGCAGGACATCGTGCTGAGCCGCGTGTTCGAGGCACCGCGCGACATCGTCTTCCGGGCCTGTACCGATCCGGCGCTGGTGCCCCGCTGGTGGGGGCCCGGCCACTACAACACCACCGTGGAGCGGGACGACGTCACCGCTGGGGGAAGCTGGCGCTACACCAGTCGTGACGAGAACGGGGCCGAGTACCGCTTCCACGGCGTGTACCACGAGATCACCCCGCCGCACCGGATCGTGGCCACCTTCGAGTTCGAGGGGATGCCCGGTCACGTCTCACTCGAAACCGTGACGCTCTGGGAGAGCGGACCGGACCGGACTCGTTACGTGGGCACCTCGGTGTTCCAGTCCGTGGCCGACCGGGACGGGATGGTCCAGTCCGGCATGGAAGAGGGGGCCAGGGAGGGGATGACCCGGTTGGCCGAGGTGATCCGGGTGCTGCGGGAGCGTTCCGGGCAGTGA
- a CDS encoding cold-shock protein, with protein MPQGTVKWFSSEKGFGFIAPNDGGPDVFVHYSAIDAPGFRTLDEAQEVEYTVSQGAKGPQADTVRAL; from the coding sequence ATGCCGCAGGGAACCGTGAAGTGGTTCAGCTCGGAGAAGGGCTTCGGCTTCATCGCCCCCAACGACGGCGGCCCCGACGTCTTCGTACACTACTCCGCGATTGACGCACCGGGCTTCCGCACGCTCGACGAGGCGCAGGAAGTGGAGTACACGGTCAGCCAGGGCGCCAAGGGCCCGCAGGCCGACACCGTACGGGCGCTCTGA
- a CDS encoding cytochrome P450 — translation MQTSGTETPVFPFANSSANRVDEIYTRLRTENPVSRVVLSGVPVWLVTRNEDVRFVLSDNRFSLARSLDEGIPRLGTFAPQPGSILASDPPEHTRIRKPAAKAFTVRRIERLRPYVRQTSEELLDRLARRGSPADLVENFAAPLPIKIICTILGVPEKDQSKFRDWTEKIASVTGTPPEEVQAGWEQLQDYTTDLVNEKRRNPTDDLLSALVSARDEDDKLSEQELVQFGLTLLAAGHETTKNQLANSVLVLLRHYPEQWRRLRENPELIPGAVEELLRYVPLFGFDVTFPRVALEEVVLNGVTVREGDTVLVALSSANRDGDVFDAPDTLDVERVDNHHLAFGSGVHRCLGAQLAKIELEVGLEGLLRRFPHLETALDGEEPRWNPGSFIRSLRELPVRWDTT, via the coding sequence GTGCAGACATCCGGCACAGAAACTCCGGTTTTCCCGTTCGCCAATTCCTCGGCCAACCGCGTCGACGAGATCTACACTCGACTGAGAACCGAAAACCCGGTGAGCAGGGTCGTACTGTCGGGCGTTCCGGTGTGGCTGGTGACGCGGAACGAGGACGTGAGGTTCGTCCTGTCGGACAACCGTTTCAGCCTGGCCAGAAGCCTCGACGAGGGAATTCCGAGACTGGGTACGTTCGCACCGCAGCCCGGCTCGATCCTGGCTTCGGACCCACCCGAGCACACCCGCATCCGCAAACCGGCCGCCAAGGCCTTCACGGTTCGCCGCATCGAGCGACTGCGCCCCTACGTACGGCAGACCTCCGAGGAGCTGCTCGACCGGCTCGCGCGGCGCGGCAGCCCCGCGGACCTGGTCGAGAATTTCGCCGCTCCACTTCCCATCAAAATCATATGCACCATACTCGGCGTCCCCGAAAAGGACCAGTCCAAATTCCGCGACTGGACGGAGAAGATCGCCAGTGTGACCGGAACTCCCCCCGAAGAGGTCCAGGCGGGCTGGGAACAACTGCAGGACTACACAACCGACCTGGTGAACGAAAAACGGCGGAATCCCACCGACGACCTGCTCAGCGCCCTGGTTTCGGCTCGTGACGAGGACGACAAACTGAGCGAGCAGGAACTCGTGCAGTTCGGGCTCACGCTGCTCGCCGCCGGTCACGAGACGACCAAGAACCAGCTCGCCAACTCGGTCCTGGTGCTGCTGCGCCACTATCCGGAACAGTGGCGACGCCTGCGCGAGAACCCCGAGCTGATCCCCGGTGCGGTCGAGGAACTGCTGCGCTACGTGCCGCTGTTCGGTTTCGACGTGACCTTCCCCCGGGTGGCTCTCGAGGAGGTCGTCCTCAACGGAGTGACCGTGCGCGAGGGCGATACCGTGCTCGTCGCGCTCTCCTCGGCGAACCGCGACGGCGATGTTTTCGACGCCCCCGACACCCTCGACGTCGAACGCGTGGACAACCACCACCTCGCCTTCGGCAGTGGAGTGCACCGCTGCCTGGGGGCCCAGCTGGCCAAGATCGAACTCGAGGTGGGACTGGAGGGGCTGCTGCGCCGCTTCCCCCACCTGGAAACGGCGCTGGACGGCGAGGAGCCGCGCTGGAACCCGGGCAGCTTCATCCGCTCCCTGCGGGAGCTTCCCGTCCGGTGGGACACGACCTGA
- a CDS encoding ABC transporter permease, translated as MRRRNQDGAEPPEDVDTTPDRPSSGRFAGEIRDAVSGRTFLLIVGVLLLQLGFVLSYVGAFHQPAPHRIPLTVVGPAPAAERMADRLDGLPDEPLRARTGADRSSARQLLTEGATSAVFVLEPAASADRLLLATAGGSAKAEAVERIVGQVQRERQRSLSVRDVVPAQPGDSRGLTGFYLVVGWTVGGYLVASLLGVSRGARPANPTRASIRLAAVVLYAAVSGLGGALVVGPWLGALTGHVVPLWWLGALLVFAAAAVTMAFQALFGVLGIGLTVLLFVVLGNPSAGGAYAPEMLPAFWRAISGALPNGAGTEAVRHIVYFGSHGVAGDVLVIAAYALGGVVVALVGALLRSRRGDGDPSAGAFY; from the coding sequence GTGAGAAGACGGAACCAGGACGGCGCCGAGCCCCCCGAGGACGTCGACACCACCCCGGACCGGCCGTCGTCCGGTCGGTTCGCCGGGGAGATACGCGACGCCGTGTCGGGGCGGACGTTCCTGCTGATCGTCGGGGTGCTGCTGTTGCAGCTCGGCTTCGTCCTGTCCTATGTGGGGGCGTTCCACCAACCCGCTCCGCACCGGATCCCCCTGACCGTCGTAGGCCCCGCCCCCGCTGCCGAGCGCATGGCGGACCGGTTGGACGGTCTGCCCGACGAGCCGCTGCGAGCTCGTACCGGTGCCGACCGGTCGAGCGCGCGGCAGCTGCTCACCGAAGGTGCCACCTCGGCGGTGTTCGTGCTCGAACCGGCCGCGTCGGCCGATCGGCTGCTGCTCGCCACGGCCGGTGGTTCCGCCAAGGCCGAGGCGGTGGAACGAATCGTTGGTCAGGTCCAGCGAGAGAGGCAGCGCTCGCTCTCGGTACGTGACGTGGTTCCGGCCCAGCCGGGGGACTCCCGAGGGTTGACGGGGTTCTACCTGGTGGTGGGCTGGACCGTCGGTGGGTACCTGGTGGCCTCGTTGTTGGGGGTGTCGAGGGGGGCGCGTCCCGCCAATCCGACCCGCGCGTCGATCAGGTTGGCCGCCGTCGTGCTCTACGCGGCGGTTTCCGGCCTCGGTGGAGCGCTCGTGGTCGGGCCGTGGCTGGGGGCCCTCACCGGGCACGTCGTCCCGCTCTGGTGGCTCGGCGCGTTGTTGGTGTTCGCGGCCGCGGCGGTGACCATGGCGTTTCAGGCACTGTTCGGGGTGCTGGGGATCGGCTTGACGGTGTTGCTGTTCGTCGTGCTCGGAAACCCCAGTGCGGGTGGCGCCTACGCTCCCGAGATGCTGCCCGCCTTCTGGCGCGCGATCAGCGGGGCACTGCCCAACGGCGCCGGAACCGAGGCCGTCCGTCACATCGTCTACTTCGGGTCCCACGGCGTGGCGGGCGACGTGCTCGTCATCGCTGCCTACGCCCTCGGAGGAGTGGTGGTGGCGCTGGTGGGGGCGTTGTTGCGGTCCCGCCGCGGAGACGGTGATCCCAGCGCGGGCGCCTTCTACTGA
- a CDS encoding formate/nitrite transporter family protein produces MDRAIDRIVEKGRPRLYRTWPQLLATALVAGVEVALGVLALLTVHQSTGSPLLAGLAFSIALIALLLGHAELFTEGFLVPIVVVAARQATWRRLARFWGGTLVGNLVGGWALMFVVVTAFPGLHDTAVTMGGKFATAPLSPKNLCLAILAGSAITLMTRMHNGTDNDMAKLTASAVTGFLIVGTGMHHSILDSLLIFGGIHAGAEYGYLEWITWFSWALLGNIIGGVGITTALRLVRGYARIREWRQA; encoded by the coding sequence GTGGACCGTGCCATCGATCGGATCGTCGAGAAGGGGCGTCCCCGTCTCTACCGAACGTGGCCGCAGCTGTTGGCGACCGCACTGGTCGCCGGGGTGGAAGTGGCGCTGGGCGTGCTCGCTCTGCTGACCGTTCATCAGAGCACCGGCAGTCCGCTGCTGGCCGGACTGGCGTTCTCGATCGCCCTGATCGCCCTGCTGCTGGGACACGCTGAACTGTTCACCGAGGGCTTCCTCGTGCCCATAGTGGTGGTGGCGGCCCGGCAGGCGACGTGGCGACGCCTCGCGCGCTTCTGGGGCGGCACCCTGGTGGGCAACCTGGTCGGCGGGTGGGCGCTGATGTTCGTGGTGGTCACAGCTTTCCCCGGCCTGCACGACACGGCCGTGACCATGGGCGGCAAATTCGCCACCGCCCCGCTGTCGCCGAAGAACCTGTGCCTGGCCATCCTGGCGGGTAGCGCCATCACGCTGATGACCAGGATGCACAACGGCACCGACAACGACATGGCGAAGCTCACGGCCAGCGCCGTCACCGGCTTCCTGATCGTCGGGACCGGTATGCACCACTCGATACTGGACTCGCTGCTGATATTCGGCGGGATCCACGCGGGGGCGGAGTACGGCTACCTGGAGTGGATCACGTGGTTCAGCTGGGCCCTGCTGGGCAACATCATCGGCGGGGTCGGAATCACCACCGCACTGCGGCTGGTCCGGGGATACGCACGCATCCGGGAGTGGCGCCAGGCCTGA
- a CDS encoding MerR family transcriptional regulator, which translates to MSGHVQIGEVAERTGLSLRTIRYYEEVGLVAPSTRSQGGFRLYTEPDIERLNVIKRMKPLGFQLEEMRELLGILDESEGEQGLSEESRNRLEEFHDEVRQRCADLRERLRVAEEFAATLRQRLS; encoded by the coding sequence GTGTCCGGGCATGTGCAGATCGGTGAGGTCGCCGAACGCACCGGTCTCTCACTGCGCACGATCCGCTACTACGAGGAAGTCGGCCTGGTGGCGCCGAGCACGCGCAGTCAGGGTGGTTTCCGGCTCTACACCGAACCGGACATCGAGCGGTTGAACGTGATCAAGCGGATGAAGCCGCTGGGCTTCCAGCTCGAGGAGATGCGCGAGCTGCTGGGGATCCTCGACGAGTCCGAGGGGGAACAGGGCTTGTCGGAGGAGAGCAGGAACAGACTGGAGGAATTCCACGACGAGGTGCGGCAGCGCTGTGCCGACCTGCGGGAACGGTTGCGGGTCGCCGAGGAGTTCGCGGCGACCCTGCGGCAGCGACTCTCCTGA
- a CDS encoding mycobacterial-type methylenetetrahydrofolate reductase codes for METIALELVPPDQDGGVESAVEEGRKVAESCRTSGLGDRIQHLMIPGLIAEDDDRPVEIKQKMDTLDFWHAVRPEIGDVRGLCTQVTAFHDKQQLTDRIGDLRNAGMEGIAFVGVPRNMSDGEGPGMAPTDALAEFKETVPNRGVILIPTREGEHGRFNFKCERGATYGMTQLLYSDSIVGFLKEFAQQTPHRPEILLSFGFVPGAESKAKLIDWLIQDPGNPVVEQEQEFVARLAEKSFEERKRQLVDLYKRVVDGVRDLGFPLSIHLEAPYGNSKPAFETFAEMLDYWSPRPS; via the coding sequence ATGGAAACGATCGCACTCGAACTGGTGCCGCCCGATCAGGACGGCGGTGTGGAGAGCGCAGTTGAGGAAGGCCGCAAGGTGGCCGAGAGCTGCCGCACGTCCGGGCTCGGGGACCGCATTCAGCACCTGATGATCCCCGGTTTGATCGCCGAGGACGACGATCGTCCGGTGGAGATCAAGCAGAAGATGGACACGCTCGACTTCTGGCACGCCGTCCGGCCGGAGATCGGTGATGTGCGCGGGTTGTGCACGCAGGTCACCGCTTTCCACGACAAGCAGCAACTGACCGACCGCATCGGCGACCTGCGCAACGCCGGTATGGAAGGCATCGCCTTCGTCGGTGTGCCGCGCAACATGAGTGACGGTGAGGGGCCCGGTATGGCCCCCACCGACGCGCTGGCCGAGTTCAAGGAGACGGTTCCCAACCGGGGCGTCATCCTCATCCCCACTCGTGAGGGGGAGCACGGTCGGTTCAACTTCAAGTGCGAGCGGGGGGCCACCTACGGCATGACCCAGCTGCTGTACTCGGACTCCATCGTCGGTTTCCTCAAGGAGTTCGCGCAGCAGACCCCCCACCGCCCGGAGATCCTGCTCTCGTTCGGCTTCGTGCCGGGGGCCGAGAGCAAGGCCAAGCTCATCGACTGGCTCATCCAGGACCCGGGCAACCCCGTGGTCGAGCAGGAGCAGGAGTTCGTCGCCAGGCTGGCGGAGAAGTCCTTCGAGGAGCGCAAGCGTCAACTCGTGGACCTCTACAAGCGGGTCGTCGACGGGGTGCGGGACCTCGGTTTCCCGCTGAGCATCCACCTGGAGGCGCCCTACGGCAACTCCAAGCCCGCCTTCGAGACCTTCGCGGAGATGCTGGACTACTGGTCACCCCGCCCGAGCTGA
- a CDS encoding NAD(P)-dependent oxidoreductase, which translates to MRILVADTFPEDSLTELSELGHECHYRPDLGSEQLREALLGTEILVVRSTPVTAAVLENADALRMVIRAGSGTNTIDRTTASGIGVHVCNVPGRNAVAVAELAFGLLLALDRGIPDGVADLRAGHWNKQRYSRARGIHGRRVGVLGLGRIGLRFAERAVAFGTHVHAVENPERDPRTKDRAAELGIEFVSDPHELARTCDVLSLHLPLTETTRHIVDRELLAQARPGTILLNTSRSELIDESALIEAMDTKGMRAGIDVFPEEPESGRGTIESRLATHPNVYGTHHIGASTEQAQRAVADEVVRMVESFDAGTVLHCVNEDSLSVDRTGSVAVSAHSGGVS; encoded by the coding sequence ATGCGGATTCTCGTCGCCGACACCTTCCCGGAAGACTCCCTGACCGAACTCTCCGAACTCGGCCACGAATGCCACTACCGGCCGGACCTCGGTTCCGAACAGCTGCGGGAAGCACTGCTCGGCACCGAGATCCTCGTCGTCCGCAGCACACCGGTCACCGCGGCGGTACTCGAGAACGCCGACGCGCTCCGGATGGTGATCCGCGCCGGCTCCGGCACCAACACGATCGATCGCACGACGGCCTCCGGAATCGGTGTGCACGTCTGCAACGTCCCCGGTCGCAACGCCGTGGCGGTGGCCGAGCTCGCCTTCGGGCTGTTGCTGGCCCTGGACCGCGGCATCCCCGACGGGGTCGCCGACCTGCGTGCCGGCCACTGGAACAAGCAGCGCTACTCGCGTGCCCGGGGGATCCACGGGCGCCGGGTGGGTGTGCTCGGCCTCGGTCGGATCGGATTGCGCTTCGCGGAACGAGCGGTGGCCTTCGGTACCCACGTTCACGCGGTGGAGAACCCGGAACGGGACCCGCGGACCAAGGACCGGGCCGCGGAACTCGGTATCGAGTTCGTCTCCGACCCGCACGAACTCGCGCGGACCTGTGACGTGCTGTCACTGCACCTGCCGCTGACCGAAACCACCCGCCACATCGTCGACCGCGAGCTGCTCGCGCAGGCGCGCCCGGGAACCATCCTGCTGAACACCTCCCGGAGCGAGCTGATCGACGAGAGCGCGTTGATCGAGGCCATGGACACCAAGGGGATGCGGGCGGGTATCGACGTCTTCCCCGAAGAGCCCGAGAGCGGCAGGGGAACCATAGAGTCCCGGTTGGCCACTCACCCCAACGTGTACGGCACGCACCACATCGGTGCCTCCACCGAACAGGCACAACGGGCCGTGGCCGACGAAGTGGTGCGCATGGTCGAAAGCTTCGACGCGGGCACCGTGCTGCACTGCGTCAACGAGGACTCCCTTTCCGTCGACCGCACCGGGAGCGTGGCGGTGTCGGCTCATTCCGGAGGTGTCTCATGA
- a CDS encoding sulfite exporter TauE/SafE family protein, with translation MSIWILLLAGTVVLGGAVVQGAVGFGMNLIAAPLLAIADPALVPVPLLLTASAFAVLPLLRERGRADWRGVRWGLLGRVPGTALGVAALALLPNRWLAVLIGVVVLVSVLLSLVSWHPRPVPGTLFTAGLFSGVFGTAAAIGGPPIALVYQRTAGPTVRTTLSAYFALGSLLSLIALVASGQVHGEQLLAAGVLFPFALLGFLLSSPLRRVLDNGRTRPALLAVAGLSAAVLLGKALF, from the coding sequence GTGAGCATCTGGATACTGCTACTGGCCGGGACGGTCGTGCTCGGCGGAGCGGTCGTGCAGGGAGCGGTGGGATTCGGGATGAACCTGATCGCGGCTCCGCTGCTGGCGATCGCCGACCCCGCGCTCGTGCCGGTTCCGTTGTTGCTGACCGCCTCCGCGTTCGCGGTCCTGCCGCTGCTGCGGGAACGCGGGCGGGCCGACTGGCGCGGAGTTCGCTGGGGCCTGCTCGGCAGGGTGCCCGGCACCGCCCTCGGGGTGGCCGCCCTGGCACTGCTTCCGAACCGCTGGTTGGCGGTGCTGATCGGTGTCGTGGTGTTGGTCTCCGTGCTGCTGTCGCTGGTTTCGTGGCACCCCCGACCGGTTCCGGGGACACTCTTCACGGCCGGTTTGTTCAGCGGCGTGTTCGGAACCGCCGCCGCGATCGGTGGTCCACCGATCGCGCTGGTCTATCAGCGCACCGCCGGACCGACGGTGCGCACCACGCTCAGCGCCTACTTCGCGCTGGGCTCGTTGCTCTCGCTGATCGCTCTCGTGGCCTCGGGGCAGGTCCACGGTGAGCAACTGCTGGCGGCGGGGGTCCTCTTCCCGTTCGCACTGCTGGGATTCCTGCTCTCCAGCCCACTGCGACGAGTGCTCGACAACGGGCGCACCCGTCCGGCGCTGCTCGCGGTGGCGGGCCTGAGCGCGGCGGTGCTGCTGGGCAAGGCGCTGTTCTGA